The Corynebacterium minutissimum genome includes the window CGGAGCAGGCGGGCCTGGAGTATTCCGAGCCAGGCCGCGTCATTTTCAACAACACGACGGTCTCTGGTTGTGGCCAAGCTTCCGGCGCCACCGGCCCCTTCTACTGCCCTGCCGATGAGTCTGCCTATTTCGACACCGCGTTCTTTGATCAGCTTCGCAACTTCGGAGGCGAAAATGCGCCGCTGGCACAGATGTACATCGTCGCTCACGAATTTGGTCACCACATCCAAAAGCTTGAAGGAACGCTGAGCCTTTCCAACTACAACGACCCCGGCGAGGACTCCAATGCGGTCAAGATCGAGCTGCAGGCAGATTGCTACGCAGGCCTGTGGGCACACTACGCAGACGAAGGTGATGATGCCCTCCTAGAAACCATCACTGAACAACAGGTCACTGATGCTGTTAACACTGCTCGTGCGGTGGGCGATGACAACATTCAGCGTCGTTCTGGCGGCGAGGTACGCCCGGATACGTGGACGCATGGCTCCTCCGAGGACCGCGCCAAAGCCTTCTTGGCGGGCTACGAGTCCGGCAAAATGGCGCAATGCGACACGTTGGAGCGTGGAGTCTACAAGTCCTAGCTGTAGTTAAGTTGGCGCGCCAGCAGCCTTGCCTTCCCTCTCACTGTGCACATCCTTGTTCATACAGGGCTGTGCACATTTTTCGTGTGAAACGAGGATTGTCACAAGGTGTGGCAACCACGCACACCTCCAAAGGCATTTACTCAATAAGATTTAGGACTGCCGACATAGCTCGTTCACTTTCTGGCCACCTAGGTTTCTTACGCTATCCAAGTTCCCGCCGGCTCGTGGTGGGTACCGCTCTATCTTTTATTACTTCATTGAGCCTGCGATTTACCTCGCTAGGCTCTGTTCTCAGAAAGGAACGACGTTTTGAGCACCGCCACACCCACGATGCCGGACCTCGAGACCGTAAACGGCAAGAACAGGGATTGGATCTGGCACCTGTTCTTCGGCGTTCTCACCGCCGGAACTCTCATCTTCTTTATTATCTGGGGCAACGGCGAGGTTGCCGAGGGCGCCAACCGCATCCTTTTGGTCACCGCCATCGTCTTCGCCCTCTTCATGGCCTTCAACATCGGTGGCAATGACGTAGCCAACTCCTTCGGTACCTCCGTAGGTGCCGGCACCTTGTCCATGAAGCAGGCCTTGGCCGTGGCAGCCGTCTTCGAGGTCTCCGGCGCTATTCTCGCCGGTGGTGAGGTCACGGATACCGTACGATCCGGCATCGTTGATCTAGACGCCATCGACGGTTTGGACCCAATGGAGTTCGTGTACATCATGATGTCCTCGCTCCTCGGTGCAGCCATCTGGCTTCTCGTCGCCACCCGCATGGGCTGGCCAGTGTCGACGACTCACTCCATCGTCGGCGGTATCGTCGGCGCTGCGCTTACCGTTGGCTTCATCACCGGCAAGGGCGGTATGGACATGGTTCAGTGGGGCGGCATCGGCACCATCGCCTTCTCGTGGGTTCTCTCCCCGGTCCTCGGCGGTATCGCAGCCTTTCTGCTGTTCAAGTGGATTAAGAGCTCCATCCTCGTCTACAACGAGGCAGCTGATGAGCGTCTGCGCGAAATCAAGACCCGCCGCGCAGAGCTGCGCAAGGAGCACAAGACTCGCTTCGAGCGCATGAACGAACTGCAGCAGATTTCCTACACCAACGCCATGGCTCGTGACGCAGCACTGACGTCCGAGGATGATTACGACCCCGATGCTCTAGAGTCCGAGTACTACCGCGACCTGCACGAAATCAACAAGGACTTGGATGATGTTCACGCGCACAAGGCCCTAGAAAATTGGGTCCCGCTGCTCGCTGCTCTGGGCGCCATCATCATTTCCGCGATGGTGCTGTTCAAGGGCCTCAAGCACACCGGTGTCGACTTCACAACCCTGCAGAACCTCCTCGTCATGGGCATGGTCGGCGCGGCAGTCTGGATGGCCGTGTTCATTTTCGCTCGTTCCCTGAAGAACAAGTCCCTGTCCCGTTCGACCTTCCTCCTCTTCTCCTGGATGCAGGTGTTTACCGCGTCCGCCTTCGCGTTCTCCCACGGTTCGAACGATATCGCTAACGCTATTGGCCCGTTTGCCGCAGTCTTTGACGTGATGCAAACCAACCAAATTTCGGACGAGGTGTCCGTACCGCTACCTGTCATGATTGCCATGGGCATTGCCCTGGTTTCCGGTTTGTGGTTCATTGGCCGCTTCGTTATCCAGACTGTCGGTTCCGGACTGACCAAGATGCACCCATCCTCAGGTTTCGCCGCCGAGCTGGCAGCTGCCGCCGTGGTCATGGCCGCGTCTTTGCTGGGTCTGCCGGTCTCCTCCACGCACATCCTCATTGGTGCTGTGTTGGGCGTGGGCATTGTCAACCGTGCCGCCAACTGGAATCTGATGAAGCCCATCGCCCTGGCGTGGGTCATCACCCTGCCGGCCGCTGCGGCTATCGCCGCCGTGACCGTCTCCATCCTGCGCGTGGTCTTCTAAGCTACCGCTTTTTCCGCACACCGCCGCGAATCCTCACGGATTCTCGCGGCGGTGTCGCCGTTTTCGAGCCGTCCCACCCACACCGCTGTCCGTACACTGGGGATCCATGAGCGAGAACTCCTTGACGCGCTTCTTTGCGGCCTTCAACGACATTGAACAGTTCCTGCGCCAAACCATTGGCGCGAAGAATTCAGATTCCTTTTGGTGGATGGTCGTTCGCGCCCACGACAAACACCTCCTCAGCAAACGCCAAGCGGAGCAACTCAAGGATATTTCCGCCCTGCGCAACGCCATCGCGCATGGCCGCTACTACGGCGATGAGCCCATTGCTACCCCACACCCACAGGTCGTCAACCAACTGGAAAACCTTCAGCGCCTGCTCACTGACCCGCCCACCGCGCTATCGCTTCTACCCCACAACGAGGTGACCATTCTAGATCCAGATGCGGACATCCTCGACGCCCTTGCTCTCATCAACCAGACCGGATACTCACAAATCCCCATCTATGACTCAGGTACGTTTACTGCGCTGCTGACTACCAATGCCATCGCGCGGTGGGTAGCGGCGGATTTGGGAGAAGATGGGGCAATTAGTGCGGCGTCGGTAAGCGCAGTGCTCGCCATGACAGAACGCAAAGACCGCGCCGAGTTCCTTCCTCGCACCGCCACGGCCCAAGAGGTCGTCGATGTTCTCACCGAACCGACCAAGGACGGCACGCACCCAAGCGCGGTTCTCTTTACTGAACACGGCAAGCTTTCGCAGCGCCCAGTAGGCATCGCCACACCTGCGGACTTGGCCGTGCTTGTCGACGCCCTCGAGTGGGAATAATCCCTCACCCCACCCTTGTTGTCATGCCACAGAAAGGAGTTGGCATGCAATTCGGAATCTTTAGCATGGGTGACGTCACACAAGTCCCCATCCGCCTCGCCGAGGATTACGCTTTCCTCCAGCACCAGGCTGGCGGGCGCAGTGATCTTTTCTATGGCCATGGCCGGGCAGACCAGGCGATTGTGGGCCTGGGTGGGCAGGTCTTTATTGGCTGCACGGAGCAGGACGCCAAGGACTTCTTCCGCCCCTACTTCGACAACGCCCCAGTCAATGGTCACGGACCTTCGCTGGAAGAGTTCACTGCGCAGACCCTGCTGACGGTGGGCACGGTAGAACAGGTGGTTCCGGAGCTGCGCCGCCGCTTTGAGCAGCGCCGCCCGGATCATGTACCTTCTGATCCGCCGACGCACGGCGCGCTCGCTTCCTACGCGCCGCATGCACTGATCAGCCCAGGAGAGGAGAAATAGGTGCGTTCATTGGTTGTCGTCACGGCAGGTTTGTCCTCACCTTCTACGACGCGCGCGCTTGCCGACGCCCTCTCCGCCGCCACCTCCTCCCAAGTCACCGCCCGCGGCGAGGGCGTGGACGTGACGGTGGTGGAGGTGCGTGAGCTGGCCGGAGAATTAGCTGACTCGATGACCAACTGGGGCTCGCCTACTCCCCACCTCGAGGCGGCACAATCCGCAGTAATGCAGGCAGATGGTCTCATCGCCGTGAGCCCCGTCTTCCAAGGCAGCTATTCAGGCCTGTTCAAGATGTTCTTCGATACGTTGGAGCCGCACGCTCTCAACGGTCTGCCTACCCTCATCGCTGCGACGGGCGGCTCCAGCCGGCATGCGCTGGTGTTGGACTACGCCCTGCGCCCACTCCTCAATTATCTGCACGCCACGGTGGTGCCGACTGGCGTTTTTCACGCCACGGAGGACTACGGCACTGCGGAAGGTGCGCGCACCGAGCAACGCATTAAACGGGCCGCGCGCGAGTTAGCCGACTTAATGGTTCGCCCCCGCGACCGTGTCGCTGGCCTGGCAGGTCCGCTGGGTGAGAAATCCCGGGCAGAAACCGGCACCGACACAGCGTCCGGGAGTGACTCCGATCCGACGGGATTCCGCGCGCTCCTGGCTGACCACAACGGCCAACCGGGCTAAGCAGTCGGCCACGGTACTCGGTACTATCGTGAATCGATACTTATTGAAAGCCACCTAAGGAGGTCTCCATGACTATTAGCGTGACCGATATTTTCTCTATTGGAATCGGCCCCTCCTCCTCACACACTGTGGGCCCCATGCGTGCCGCGAAGGCCTTTCTCGAAACACTCGATCAGCACCCGGCGAAGGTCCACACAGTGCTACGCGGTTCCCTTTCCGCTACCGGCCGCGGCCACGCCACCGACCGCGCCGTCATCCTCGGTTTGGCTGGCTGGGAACCGCTCAGCGTACCGCTCGACGCCGAACCACGCGCCGACGCCTTCATCCCTACTGAAGGCACCGTCGCTGGACCCACAGGTGGAGTGCAGTACAGCATCGAATTCAACAACGAGCCGGTACCCGAGCACCCGAACTGCCTCATCTTTACAGCCTGGGACGACAACGGCTCGGTTCTTGCAGAGAACGCAGAATACTTCTCCGTCGGCGGCGGCTTCATCCTGTCCCGCGAAGAATTCGATGCCCAGCTTAAGACGGACACCGGTGTGCCCGCAGGCGTCGCCGCGGCTTCCGCCGAGGACACGGTTCCCTATGAGTTCCAGTCCGGCGAGCACCTGCTGCATCTGTGTGAAGCCCATGACAAGGCCATTTGGGAGATCGTTGCTGCCAACGAGGCTGTTCTCCACCGCGACGAGGGCGGGTTGGATTACGTCTACGAGCATCTCGACCTCGTCTGGGACATCATGCGCCAATGCGTGACCGAGGGGATCTCCACCAAGGGAATTTTGCCTGGTGGCCTGCGCGTCAACCGCCGTGCGCCGCGTAT containing:
- the ypfJ gene encoding KPN_02809 family neutral zinc metallopeptidase; the encoded protein is MTFKSGASFDGKRASSGGGGRGGMIATGGGVGSLLLIGLYLLLGGDPGALTTDQTQPDQTQVSPEEGGEDAFAHCQTAEDGNKYDDCRVMFAAQSVDKVWAKQLPEQAGLEYSEPGRVIFNNTTVSGCGQASGATGPFYCPADESAYFDTAFFDQLRNFGGENAPLAQMYIVAHEFGHHIQKLEGTLSLSNYNDPGEDSNAVKIELQADCYAGLWAHYADEGDDALLETITEQQVTDAVNTARAVGDDNIQRRSGGEVRPDTWTHGSSEDRAKAFLAGYESGKMAQCDTLERGVYKS
- a CDS encoding inorganic phosphate transporter, translating into MPDLETVNGKNRDWIWHLFFGVLTAGTLIFFIIWGNGEVAEGANRILLVTAIVFALFMAFNIGGNDVANSFGTSVGAGTLSMKQALAVAAVFEVSGAILAGGEVTDTVRSGIVDLDAIDGLDPMEFVYIMMSSLLGAAIWLLVATRMGWPVSTTHSIVGGIVGAALTVGFITGKGGMDMVQWGGIGTIAFSWVLSPVLGGIAAFLLFKWIKSSILVYNEAADERLREIKTRRAELRKEHKTRFERMNELQQISYTNAMARDAALTSEDDYDPDALESEYYRDLHEINKDLDDVHAHKALENWVPLLAALGAIIISAMVLFKGLKHTGVDFTTLQNLLVMGMVGAAVWMAVFIFARSLKNKSLSRSTFLLFSWMQVFTASAFAFSHGSNDIANAIGPFAAVFDVMQTNQISDEVSVPLPVMIAMGIALVSGLWFIGRFVIQTVGSGLTKMHPSSGFAAELAAAAVVMAASLLGLPVSSTHILIGAVLGVGIVNRAANWNLMKPIALAWVITLPAAAAIAAVTVSILRVVF
- a CDS encoding CBS domain-containing protein, encoding MSENSLTRFFAAFNDIEQFLRQTIGAKNSDSFWWMVVRAHDKHLLSKRQAEQLKDISALRNAIAHGRYYGDEPIATPHPQVVNQLENLQRLLTDPPTALSLLPHNEVTILDPDADILDALALINQTGYSQIPIYDSGTFTALLTTNAIARWVAADLGEDGAISAASVSAVLAMTERKDRAEFLPRTATAQEVVDVLTEPTKDGTHPSAVLFTEHGKLSQRPVGIATPADLAVLVDALEWE
- a CDS encoding FMN reductase, which gives rise to MRSLVVVTAGLSSPSTTRALADALSAATSSQVTARGEGVDVTVVEVRELAGELADSMTNWGSPTPHLEAAQSAVMQADGLIAVSPVFQGSYSGLFKMFFDTLEPHALNGLPTLIAATGGSSRHALVLDYALRPLLNYLHATVVPTGVFHATEDYGTAEGARTEQRIKRAARELADLMVRPRDRVAGLAGPLGEKSRAETGTDTASGSDSDPTGFRALLADHNGQPG
- a CDS encoding L-serine ammonia-lyase — encoded protein: MTISVTDIFSIGIGPSSSHTVGPMRAAKAFLETLDQHPAKVHTVLRGSLSATGRGHATDRAVILGLAGWEPLSVPLDAEPRADAFIPTEGTVAGPTGGVQYSIEFNNEPVPEHPNCLIFTAWDDNGSVLAENAEYFSVGGGFILSREEFDAQLKTDTGVPAGVAAASAEDTVPYEFQSGEHLLHLCEAHDKAIWEIVAANEAVLHRDEGGLDYVYEHLDLVWDIMRQCVTEGISTKGILPGGLRVNRRAPRIYQQLLAKQDDESCGFSAMEWVNLYALAVNEQNAAGGRVITAPTNGACGIIPAVLHYARDFQPDFTRADARRYLLTAGAIGIIIKSNASISGAEVGCQGEVGSASSMAAAGMAELLGATPAQVENAAEIALEHNLGLTCDPVGGLVQIPCIERNAIGAVKAINAARLARMGEGTHYVTLDNAVHTMAETGRDMLSKYKETSLGGLAKTMGFTVSQVEC